Proteins encoded in a region of the Zea mays cultivar B73 chromosome 4, Zm-B73-REFERENCE-NAM-5.0, whole genome shotgun sequence genome:
- the LOC100279457 gene encoding monosaccharide transport protein 2, whose amino-acid sequence MAGGVVVNAAGGKTYPGRMTPFVFFTCLVASSGGLIFGYDIGISGGVTSMASFLKEFFPSVYAKAAANKDTNQYCKFDSQLLTLFTSSLYLAALATSFVAASVTRVFGRKWSMFCGGVTFLAGSALNGAATDVMMLIMGRILLGVGVGFANQSVPLYLSEMAPAKLRGMLNIGFQLMTTIGILAANLINFWTAGIEGGWGWRIGLGLAGVPALIITLGALVLPDTPNSLIARGFNDDAKAVLVKIRGTDDVQDEYDDMVAASEEANAIEHPWRNILERRYRPQLTVAALIPFFQQLTGINVIMFYAPVLFLTIGFGDDASLMAAVITGLVNMFATVVSIVCVDRLGRRALFLQGGTQMFVSQIVVGTLIALQFGTAGVGEMSRSNAWLLVLFICLYVAGFAWSWGPLGWLVPSEVFALEVRSAGQSIAVCVNMLLTFIIGQAFLSMLCSLKFGLFYFFAGWMFIMTTFIALFLPETKGVPIEEMNLVWSRHWFWGKYVNVDTQHGGASPRSNGV is encoded by the coding sequence ATGGCAGGCGGCGTGGTGGTGAACGCGGCCGGGGGCAAGACGTACCCCGGCCGCATGACGCCGTTCGTGTTCTTCACCTGCCTGGTGGCGTCATCGGGCGGCCTCATCTTCGGGTACGACATCGGCATCTCCGGCGGTGTCACGTCCATGGCGTCGTTCCTCAAGGAGTTCTTCCCCTCCGTGTACGCCAAGGCGGCGGCGAACAAGGACACGAACCAGTACTGCAAGTTCGACAGCCAGCTGCTGACGCTGTTCACGTCGTCGCTGTACCTGGCGGCGCTGGCGACGTCGTTCGTGGCGGCGTCCGTGACGCGGGTGTTCGGGCGCAAGTGGTCCATGTTCTGCGGCGGGGTGACCTTCCTGGCCGGGTCGGCGCTGAACGGCGCCGCCACCGACGTGATGATGCTCATCATGGGCCGCATCCTGCTGGGCGTGGGCGTCGGCTTCGCCAACCAGTCGGTGCCGCTGTACCTGTCGGAGATGGCGCCGGCGAAGCTGCGCGGCATGCTCAACATCGGGTTCCAGCTGATGACCACCATCGGCATCCTGGCGGCGAACCTGATCAACTTCTGGACGGCGGGCATCGAGGGCGGGTGGGGCTGGCGCATCGGGCTGGGGCTCGCGGGCGTGCCGGCGCTCATCATCACCCTGGGCGCGCTGGTGCTCCCCGACACGCCCAACTCCCTTATCGCCCGCGGGTTCAACGACGACGCCAAGGCGGTGCTGGTGAAGATCCGCGGCACGGACGACGTGCAGGACGAGTACGACGACATGGTGGCGGCGAGCGAGGAGGCGAACGCCATCGAGCACCCGTGGCGCAACATCCTGGAGCGCAGGTACCGGCCGCAGCTGACGGTGGCAGCGCTGATCCCCTTCTTCCAGCAGCTGACGGGCATCAACGTGATCATGTTCTACGCGCCGGTGCTGTTCCTGACCATCGGCTTCGGCGACGACGCGTCGCTGATGGCGGCCGTCATCACGGGGCTGGTCAACATGTTCGCCACCGTGGTGTCCATCGTGTGCGTGGACCGCCTGGGCCGGCGCGCGCTGTTCCTGCAGGGCGGTACGCAGATGTTCGTCTCCCAGATCGTGGTGGGCACGCTGATCGCGCTCCAGTTCGGCACCGCCGGCGTGGGCGAGATGTCCCGCTCCAACGCCTGGCTGCTGGTGCTCTTCATCTGCCTCTACGTCGCCGGGTTCGCCTGGTCGTGGGGGCCGCTGGGCTGGCTCGTCCCCTCGGAGGTGTTCGCGCTGGAGGTCCGGTCGGCGGGGCAGAGCATCGCCGTGTGCGTCAACATGCTGCTCACCTTCATCATCGGCCAGGCCTTCCTCAGCATGCTGTGCTCGCTCAAGTTCGGGCTCTTCTACTTCTTCGCCGGGTGGATGTTCATCATGACCACCTTCATCGCCCTCTTCCTGCCGGAGACCAAGGGGGTGCCCATCGAGGAGATGAACCTCGTCTGGAGCCGCCACTGGTTCTGGGGCAAGTACGTCAACGTCGACACACAACACGGCGGCGCCAGCCCGAGATCCAACGGCGTCTGA